From Erigeron canadensis isolate Cc75 chromosome 8, C_canadensis_v1, whole genome shotgun sequence, one genomic window encodes:
- the LOC122578338 gene encoding heme chaperone HemW produces MLKSTIAPMLSTLHSKTKPHKFFPIKAAPFSNVSSQWPPTVQRNASMNTLTVENLETPTYMLPPASVYVHLPFCRKRCHYCDFPILALGSASTETANDDPRILNYVNLLIREIEATQAHFDQHPPLETVFFGGGTPSLVPPRLVAKVLERLKSKFGVCSDAEISMEMDPGTFDAKKLNELMGLGVNRVSLGVQAFQEELLKACGRAHGIEEVHEAIEIVGSSGVGNWSLDLISSLPHQTQEMWEESLRLTIEAQPTHVSVYDLQVEKDTKFGSLYTPGEFPLPSDTQSAKFYRMASKVLGEANYNHYEVSSYSKSGFECKHNYTYWINKPFYAFGLGSASYINGTRYSRPKKLKDYTSYVQNLEGGLVDLGQEDDIDEGEMAMDIVMLSLRTSKGLELKNFIEDFGSPVAVELCKVYEPYMKSGHVVFLDHQRREITEEEFSSLVLDDEKLENEIGFIRLSDPDGFLLSNDLISLAFGVIDP; encoded by the exons ATGTTGAAATCAACCATTGCTCCCATGTTATCAACCCTGCATTCCAAAACCAAACCCCATAAGTTCTTTCCAATCAAGGCAGCACCTTTTTCAAATGTGTCATCACAATGGCCGCCAACTGTTCAACGAAATGCCTCAATGAACACTTTAACTGTCGAAAATCTTGAAACCCCTACTTACATGCTCCCTCCAGCTTCGGTTTATGTTCATCTCCCATTTTGCCGAAAACGCTGCCATTATTGTGACTTTCCTATACTTGCTTTAGGGTCGGCTTCAACAGAAACCGCAAACGATGACCCAAGGATTTTGAACTATGTTAACTTGCTTATCCGCGAAATAGAAGCAACACAAGCACATTTTGACCAACACCCGCCTCTCGAAACCGTGTTTTTTGGTGGTGGGACGCCTTCATTGGTGCCTCCAAGGCTAGTTGCTAAGGTTCTTGAACGTTTGAAATCGAAGTTTGGGGTGTGTTCGGATGCTGAGATATCGATGGAAATGGACCCTGGAACATTTGATGCTAAGAAACTTAATGAGTTAATGGGGTTGGGTGTGAATAGGGTGTCTTTAGGTGTTCAGGCATTTCAAGAAGAGTTGTTGAAAGCTTGTGGGAGAGCTCATGGTATCGAGGAGGTTCATGAGGCGATTGAGATCGTTGGTTCTTCTGGGGTTGGGAATTGGAGTTTGGATCTCATTTCTTCTCTTCCACATCAAACTCAAGAAATGTGGGAAGAGAGTTTGAGGCTCACTATTGAAGCTCAACCTACTCATGTATCCGTTTATGACTTGCAAGTCGAAAAAGATACCAAATTCGGATCACT GTATACACCTGGTGAGTTTCCATTGCCTTCGGATACTCAATCTGCAAAATTCTACAGAATGGCTTCAAAAGTGCTCGGGGAGGCTAATTACAACCATTATGAAGTCAGTAGCTATAGCAAAAGTGGTTTTGAGTGCAAGCACAATTACACATACTGGATAAACAAACCATTCTATGCATTTGGCTTAGGTTCTGCTAGTTATATAAATGGAACAAGATACTCAAGACCAAAGAAATTAAAAGACTACACAAGTTATGTGCAGAATTTGGAGGGTGGATTGGTTGATCTAGGCCAAGAAGATGATATTGATGAAGGTGAAATGGCTATGGATATTGTGATGCTTTCTTTAAGAACTTCAAAAGGGTTGGAATTGAAGAATTTTATAGAAGACTTCGGAAGCCCAGTTGCTGTTGAATTGTGTAAGGTCTACGAGCCTTATATGAAAAGTGGGCATGTGGTGTTTTTAGATCATCAAAGAAGAGAGATCACAGAAGAGGAGTTTAGTTCTTTGGTTCTAGATGATGAAAAACTGGAAAATGAGATTGGATTTATCCGGTTAAGTGATCCTGATGGTTTTCTATTATCAAATGACTTAATATCTCTTGCATTTGGGGTGATTGATCCATGA
- the LOC122578341 gene encoding GDSL esterase/lipase At3g48460 — protein sequence MSSSTTAIILAAAILLLSFTFSSASNHPQPFKKIYAFGDSYTDTGNTASGTGPNAFVHVSNLPYGRTFFHRPTNRYSDGRLVIDFVTESLSLPYLPPYLDDKANTSNGINYAVAGSTAIRHQFFVKNNLTFDITPQSLQTQLAWFNKTLQAQQCKSAISTPNECMEVFRDALVWVGEIGANDYAYTLGSTVSGDTIQRGAIRSVTGFIEALLEKGAKYVVVQGLPTTGCLTLAMYLSPETDRDDIGCVATVNNQSYIHNTILQTNIDMLRKKYPNAIIVYADYWNAYHYIVKNAPKLGFHELYKVCCGSSGGPYNFDVLATCGSQNSSSCQDPSQYINWDGVHLTEAMYKVVSELFLRGPYANPPFEDLLKRKENSG from the exons ATGTCCTCCTCCACCACCGCCATCATCCTCGCAGCCGCCATACTCCTCCTCTCGTTCACCTTCTCGTCCGCCAGCAATCATCCacaaccttttaaaaaaatctacGCTTTTGGAGACTCGTACACAGATACCGGAAACACAGCTTCAGGAACCGGTCCCAATGCTTTTGTTCATGTATCCAACCTTCCATATGGTCGTACATTTTTCCACCGCCCAACAAATCGTTACTCAGACGGTCGTCTAGTAATTGACTTTGTAACCGAATCGTTATCATTACCTTACTTGCCACCTTACCTCGATGACAAAGCAAACACTTCCAATGGTATCAACTATGCTGTCGCAGGATCCACCGCGATTCGTCATCAGTTTTTCGTTAAAAATAACCTTACTTTTGATATAACACCTCAATCTTTACAAACTCAACTTGCTTGgtttaataaaacattacaagCACAACAATGTAAAAGTGCTATATCGACACCGAATGAATGTATGGAGGTTTTTCGAGACGCCTTGGTTTGGGTTGGCGAGATCGGAGCTAATGACTATGCATATACTCTTGGATCGACGGTCTCCGGTGACACCATTCAACGGGGTGCCATTCGTAGTGTCACAGGGTTCATTGAg GCGCTGCTAGAAAAAGGTGCAAAATATGTGGTGGTCCAAGGTCTCCCCACCACTGGCTGCCTAACCCTGGCCATGTACCTCTCACCCGAGACTGACCGTGACGACATTGGCTGCGTAGCCACGGTCAACAACCAAAGCTACATACATAACACCATCCTTCAAACCAACATCGACATGCTACGTAAAAAGTATCCAAATGCCATCATTGTTTATGCTGATTACTGGAATGCTTATCATTACATTGTTAAAAATGCACCAAAGCTCGGGTTCCATGAGCTTTACAAAGTTTGTTGTGGGTCCAGCGGTGGACCCTACAACTTTGATGTGTTAGCTACTTGTGGGTCACAGAACTCGAGCTCGTGTCAAGACCCTTCTCAATATATCAACTGGGACGGGGTTCACCTTACTGAGGCTATGTATAAAGTGGTTTCCGAGCTGTTCCTTAGGGGTCCTTATGCTAATCCACCATTTGAGGACttgttgaaaagaaaagaaaactcgGGATAG